Proteins found in one Limnohabitans sp. TEGF004 genomic segment:
- a CDS encoding DUF47 domain-containing protein: MLFGKLLPTEGNFFVMFNQHADRIVEAAHAFSNLVANYGDANLRDKYNQEVDNAERAADRITHECNVAIHKTFITPIDREQIHSLINTMDDVADLIQDSAETMALYDVRVMNEEIVRLTDLSLKCCERLRDAVYMLEKISDHNTAEAALKTCEEIDKLESDADRVMRGAMSKLFREEPDVREVIKLKAIYQLLETITDKCEDVANLIEGIVLENS; this comes from the coding sequence ATGCTGTTTGGAAAGTTGCTGCCCACCGAGGGCAATTTTTTCGTCATGTTCAACCAGCACGCTGATCGCATCGTCGAAGCTGCGCATGCTTTTTCAAATTTGGTGGCCAATTACGGTGACGCCAATTTGCGTGACAAATACAACCAAGAGGTAGACAACGCTGAGCGTGCCGCCGATCGCATCACACACGAGTGCAATGTGGCGATTCACAAAACCTTCATCACCCCCATCGATCGCGAGCAAATTCACTCGCTCATCAACACCATGGACGATGTGGCCGACTTGATTCAAGACAGCGCTGAAACCATGGCTTTGTATGACGTGCGCGTCATGAATGAAGAGATCGTCCGTTTGACAGACCTGAGCTTGAAGTGTTGCGAGCGCTTGCGCGATGCGGTGTACATGTTGGAAAAAATCTCTGACCACAACACGGCAGAGGCGGCCCTCAAGACGTGTGAAGAAATCGACAAGCTCGAGTCAGATGCCGATCGCGTGATGCGCGGCGCGATGAGCAAGTTGTTCCGCGAAGAGCCTGATGTGCGTGAAGTGATCAAACTCAAAGCCATTTACCAATTGTTGGAAACCATCACGGACAAGTGTGAAGACGTGGCCAACTTGATCGAGGGCATCGTCCTCGAAAACTCTTAA
- a CDS encoding AI-2E family transporter: MQFTPAQQHALAWTGLAGVTALVLWLLGPVLMPFVVAAVLAYVLSPMVRSLQRVFGGRLPRLVAVVLVEVVFLLLLVALFTLLIPILANELPRMRDQVPVLIERLQSDIAPWLQAKGIPVMLDSASIKAFVLQTFSTSFDDGFRQALTSLRIGGSVALAVVGNLILIPVVLFYLLVDWQRLVRHVEALVPMPARGTYDSFVNECDEVLGQYLRGQLSVMALLAVYYSVALWAFGLELAFPIGVFTGLAVFVPYVGYGVGLALAVLAGVLQFAPSEALLMVAVVYGLGQLIESFVLTPRLVGERIGLHPLHVIFALMAFGQLFGFVGVLVALPASAVLLVAIRRLRAQYQASALYRGV; encoded by the coding sequence ATGCAATTCACCCCCGCACAACAACACGCCCTCGCTTGGACTGGCCTCGCCGGCGTGACTGCGCTTGTGCTGTGGTTGCTGGGCCCTGTGCTGATGCCGTTTGTGGTGGCTGCCGTGTTGGCTTATGTACTGAGCCCGATGGTGCGAAGTCTCCAGCGTGTGTTTGGTGGGCGTTTGCCCCGTTTGGTGGCGGTCGTGTTGGTGGAAGTGGTGTTTTTGCTGCTGCTGGTGGCCTTGTTCACCTTGTTGATCCCCATCTTGGCTAATGAACTGCCCCGCATGCGCGACCAAGTACCTGTGTTGATTGAGCGCTTGCAAAGCGACATCGCTCCTTGGCTGCAGGCCAAAGGTATTCCGGTCATGTTGGACAGTGCCAGCATCAAAGCCTTTGTGCTCCAAACCTTCAGCACCTCGTTTGACGATGGCTTCAGACAAGCGCTGACTTCGCTGCGCATTGGTGGCAGCGTGGCCTTGGCGGTGGTGGGCAATTTGATCTTGATACCCGTTGTGCTGTTTTATTTGTTGGTCGATTGGCAGCGTTTGGTGCGCCATGTGGAAGCCTTGGTGCCCATGCCTGCACGGGGTACATACGACAGTTTTGTGAACGAATGCGACGAAGTGCTGGGCCAATACCTGCGTGGCCAGTTGTCGGTCATGGCCTTGTTGGCTGTGTATTACAGCGTGGCCTTGTGGGCCTTTGGCTTGGAGCTGGCATTCCCGATTGGCGTATTCACAGGCTTGGCGGTGTTCGTGCCGTACGTGGGCTATGGCGTGGGTTTGGCTTTGGCAGTTCTGGCGGGTGTGTTGCAGTTTGCGCCCAGCGAAGCTTTGCTGATGGTGGCAGTGGTCTATGGCTTGGGCCAACTCATTGAGAGTTTTGTGCTCACGCCCCGCTTGGTGGGTGAGCGCATTGGCTTGCACCCGCTGCATGTGATTTTTGCTTTGATGGCCTTTGGCCAGTTGTTTGGTTTTGTCGGCGTGTTGGTGGCTTTGCCCGCTAGCGCCGTCTTGCTGGTGGCCATTCGCCGCTTGCGTGCGCAGTACCAAGCCAGCGCTTTGTACCGTGGTGTTTGA
- the hda gene encoding DnaA regulatory inactivator Hda, which translates to MKQIALDIGLAPGPTLKNFFAGPNQAALQHLQLWVGNDKRSPVPTYVWGEGGSGKTHLLRAVQASLRDQGCAVGWMDASVAEPTAFEESWRVVILDDVHLYTAVQQHAAFNWFVNATTPSDGQQRWVLAAGNVPPSDLALREDLRTRLGWGHIFQLQVLSEPERRAVLRQQADDRGVFLSDEVMDFMLNRFSRDLSSLIQLLDQLDGYALQTQRAITIPLIKAMLEAM; encoded by the coding sequence ATGAAGCAAATCGCACTCGACATTGGTTTGGCCCCCGGCCCGACGCTCAAAAACTTTTTCGCAGGCCCCAATCAAGCAGCGTTGCAGCACTTGCAACTGTGGGTGGGTAACGACAAACGCTCACCCGTGCCCACGTATGTGTGGGGCGAGGGTGGCAGTGGCAAAACCCATTTGCTGCGTGCCGTGCAAGCCAGCTTGCGCGATCAAGGCTGCGCCGTTGGTTGGATGGATGCGTCAGTGGCAGAACCCACCGCGTTTGAAGAGTCATGGCGCGTGGTCATCTTGGACGACGTGCACCTCTACACCGCTGTGCAGCAGCACGCCGCCTTCAATTGGTTTGTGAACGCCACCACGCCCAGCGATGGCCAGCAGCGTTGGGTGTTGGCTGCTGGCAATGTGCCGCCCAGCGACTTGGCCCTGCGCGAAGACCTGCGCACCCGTTTGGGCTGGGGCCATATTTTTCAATTGCAGGTGCTCAGCGAGCCTGAGCGCCGCGCCGTGCTGCGCCAACAGGCCGACGACCGAGGTGTGTTCTTGAGCGATGAGGTGATGGACTTCATGCTCAACCGCTTCAGCCGCGACCTCAGCAGCCTCATTCAACTCCTCGATCAACTCGATGGCTATGCCCTGCAAACGCAACGCGCCATCACCATCCCGTTGATCAAAGCCATGCTGGAAGCCATGTGA
- a CDS encoding HAD family hydrolase, with protein sequence MKLALFDLDHTLLPIDSDQSWGEFTVRLGWHERDAFIKRNDEFYAHYQAGTLDIHDYVRFASEAFCRRGPEVAAQAHAQFMHEVIQPAIRSEALALVQKHRDAGDRVIIITATNEFVTRPIAKAFGVDELIAVELVRDAKGWFTNEILGVPSLREGKVQRLQQWLIREGLDWADVETTFYSDSRNDLPLLERVNHPVATNPDDTLRAVALEKGWPILELFPKQ encoded by the coding sequence ATGAAACTCGCCTTATTTGACCTCGACCACACTTTGTTGCCCATTGACTCGGACCAATCGTGGGGTGAGTTCACCGTGCGTTTGGGTTGGCACGAACGTGATGCGTTCATCAAGCGCAACGACGAGTTTTATGCCCACTACCAAGCAGGCACTTTAGATATTCACGACTACGTGCGTTTTGCGTCTGAGGCGTTTTGCCGGCGTGGGCCCGAAGTTGCGGCGCAGGCCCATGCGCAATTCATGCATGAAGTCATTCAGCCTGCCATTCGCTCCGAAGCGCTGGCGCTGGTGCAAAAGCACCGTGATGCGGGTGACCGCGTCATCATCATCACCGCCACCAACGAGTTCGTGACCCGCCCCATTGCAAAAGCCTTTGGCGTGGACGAGCTGATTGCGGTGGAGTTGGTGCGCGATGCCAAGGGCTGGTTCACCAACGAAATTTTGGGCGTACCTAGCCTGCGCGAAGGCAAAGTGCAACGTCTGCAACAATGGCTCATACGCGAAGGCTTGGATTGGGCCGATGTAGAGACCACCTTCTACAGCGATTCCCGCAACGATTTGCCCCTGTTGGAGCGCGTCAACCACCCCGTGGCGACCAACCCCGACGACACACTGCGCGCCGTGGCCTTAGAAAAAGGCTGGCCGATTTTGGAACTGTTCCCAAAACAATGA
- a CDS encoding DMT family protein, with protein MNFSAIPLALQAVLLLVAANVFMTFAWYSHLKSLANSPWYTAALVSWGIALMEYLLQVPANRIGFHEAGLQVGQLKIMQEVITLAIFVPFSVFFLNEPLKLDYLWAGLCMVGAVYFIFRT; from the coding sequence ATGAACTTCTCTGCCATTCCCCTCGCTTTGCAAGCGGTGTTGTTGCTGGTCGCAGCCAACGTGTTCATGACGTTTGCTTGGTACAGCCACCTCAAGAGCCTGGCCAACTCGCCTTGGTACACAGCGGCATTGGTGAGCTGGGGCATTGCGCTGATGGAGTATTTGCTGCAAGTGCCGGCCAACCGCATTGGGTTTCATGAAGCGGGCTTGCAAGTAGGGCAGCTCAAAATCATGCAAGAAGTGATCACTTTGGCAATCTTTGTGCCGTTCTCCGTCTTTTTCTTGAATGAGCCACTGAAATTGGATTATTTGTGGGCTGGGTTATGCATGGTGGGGGCTGTGTATTTCATCTTTCGCACGTGA
- the rplS gene encoding 50S ribosomal protein L19, translating into MNLIQTLEAEEIARLAKVIPEFAPGDTVIVSVNVVEGTRKRVQAYEGVVIAKRNRGLNSGFTVRKMSSGEGVERTFQTYSPLIASIEVKRRGDVRRAKLYYLRDRSGKSARIKEKLVSKSAAALKAAAAAK; encoded by the coding sequence ATGAACCTGATCCAAACCCTTGAGGCAGAAGAAATTGCTCGCCTCGCCAAAGTTATCCCCGAATTTGCACCTGGCGACACAGTCATTGTGAGCGTCAACGTGGTTGAAGGTACACGCAAGCGTGTGCAGGCCTACGAAGGTGTGGTGATCGCTAAGCGCAACCGTGGCCTCAACAGCGGCTTCACAGTGCGCAAAATGTCCAGCGGTGAAGGCGTGGAGCGTACGTTCCAAACTTACAGCCCATTGATCGCGAGCATCGAAGTCAAGCGTCGCGGTGATGTGCGTCGTGCCAAGTTGTATTACTTGCGCGACCGTAGCGGTAAGTCTGCTCGTATCAAAGAAAAATTGGTCAGCAAGTCGGCCGCAGCGCTCAAAGCCGCAGCAGCCGCTAAATAA
- the rpsP gene encoding 30S ribosomal protein S16, with translation MVVIRLSRGGSKARPFFNIVVADKRDRRDGRFIERIGFYNPIAKGQAESLRVAHDRLNHWTSVGAQCSPTVIRLVKQAAAKVAA, from the coding sequence ATGGTCGTCATCCGACTTTCACGCGGCGGTTCTAAAGCCCGTCCGTTTTTTAACATTGTTGTTGCCGACAAGCGCGATCGTCGCGACGGCCGTTTCATTGAGCGCATTGGTTTTTACAACCCAATCGCCAAAGGTCAAGCTGAAAGCTTGCGCGTTGCGCATGACCGTTTGAACCACTGGACCAGCGTGGGCGCTCAGTGCTCTCCTACCGTGATCCGTTTGGTCAAGCAAGCTGCTGCTAAGGTTGCTGCTTAA
- a CDS encoding CoA pyrophosphatase produces MSQLPAFDPQQVPVFQVDAHLQAVPAQHLTAEALQARFANPPVWQPELVRERKFMDRAPAQAAVLLGLVMRDEPTVLLTQRPAHMSTHAGQIAFAGGKCDEGDADVAATALREAQEEVGLEAHHVQVLGTLPEYVTGSAFYVTPVVALISPDMTLQLNTHEVADAFEVPLAFLMNPANHRWHRYEFEGVTREWLSMPYQDGEQLRFVWGATAGMLRNFYRFLRA; encoded by the coding sequence ATGTCCCAACTCCCAGCCTTTGACCCCCAACAAGTGCCCGTGTTCCAAGTGGATGCGCACTTGCAAGCCGTGCCTGCGCAGCATCTCACTGCTGAGGCTTTGCAAGCCCGTTTTGCCAACCCGCCCGTGTGGCAGCCCGAATTGGTGCGCGAGCGCAAGTTCATGGACCGCGCACCCGCCCAAGCCGCAGTGTTGCTGGGGCTGGTGATGCGTGACGAACCTACGGTGTTGCTGACCCAGCGACCTGCGCACATGTCTACGCATGCAGGGCAAATCGCCTTTGCAGGTGGCAAGTGTGACGAGGGCGATGCCGATGTGGCTGCCACCGCTTTGCGTGAGGCGCAGGAAGAGGTTGGGCTAGAAGCGCACCATGTGCAGGTGCTGGGTACTTTGCCTGAATACGTGACAGGCTCAGCTTTTTATGTGACGCCTGTAGTGGCTTTGATTTCGCCAGATATGACGTTGCAGCTCAACACCCACGAGGTGGCAGATGCGTTTGAAGTGCCCTTGGCTTTTTTGATGAACCCCGCCAACCACCGCTGGCATCGCTACGAGTTTGAGGGGGTCACCCGCGAGTGGCTGTCCATGCCTTACCAAGACGGTGAGCAACTGCGCTTTGTATGGGGCGCGACCGCTGGCATGCTGCGCAACTTTTACCGTTTCTTGCGGGCTTGA
- the rimM gene encoding ribosome maturation factor RimM (Essential for efficient processing of 16S rRNA), whose amino-acid sequence MMLNLESAELPADAIEVGRIADAWGIKGWFKVLPHSASPEALFSSKRWFLQPSERGAKTFAGTVLLKIIEAKEHSDSVVATAQEVPDRNTAELLKGARIFVSRASFPTPAKDEYYWVDLIGLDVVNREGVALGAVRELLHTGPQTVLVLAYEEDGKAQERMIPFVSAYIDTVDLAGRRITADWQPDY is encoded by the coding sequence ATGATGCTGAACCTTGAGTCTGCGGAACTTCCTGCGGACGCCATCGAGGTTGGGCGCATTGCAGATGCTTGGGGCATCAAAGGCTGGTTCAAGGTCTTGCCCCACAGCGCTTCTCCGGAAGCGCTTTTTTCTTCCAAGCGTTGGTTTTTACAACCCTCGGAAAGAGGTGCCAAGACCTTTGCTGGTACCGTGCTTCTGAAAATCATCGAAGCCAAAGAACATTCTGATTCTGTGGTGGCCACGGCCCAAGAGGTGCCCGACCGTAACACCGCAGAACTGCTCAAAGGCGCACGCATTTTTGTGTCCCGCGCTAGCTTTCCTACCCCCGCGAAAGACGAGTACTACTGGGTCGACCTGATTGGTCTTGATGTGGTTAACCGTGAAGGCGTGGCGCTTGGCGCTGTGCGCGAGCTGTTGCATACAGGTCCACAAACCGTGTTGGTACTTGCTTACGAGGAAGATGGCAAGGCTCAAGAGCGCATGATTCCCTTTGTGTCTGCCTACATCGACACCGTCGATTTGGCTGGACGCCGCATCACCGCCGATTGGCAGCCCGATTACTAA
- the trmD gene encoding tRNA (guanosine(37)-N1)-methyltransferase TrmD yields the protein MRFDIITLFPELFEPFLKIGITRRAYEAGLVDVRLWNPRDYAEGNYRRVDDRPFGGGPGMVMMAEPLSACLAAIRADRAQGRDLAPLVLFSPIGETLRHSAVQHWSDSQGAVLLCGRYEGVDQRFIDTHVDLQISVGDFVLSGGEIAAMTLLDAVARLQPGVLSDEGSHQLDSFNPALDGLLDCPHYTRPEQWKGQGVPAALVSGHHINIERWRRDQRLLLTARLRPELIDAARAEAKLTAQDEAVLKAQNSL from the coding sequence ATGCGCTTTGACATCATCACCCTGTTTCCTGAACTGTTTGAGCCGTTTTTAAAAATCGGCATCACACGTCGCGCCTACGAGGCTGGACTGGTGGATGTGCGCTTGTGGAACCCCCGTGATTACGCCGAAGGCAATTACCGTCGTGTGGACGACCGCCCCTTTGGCGGTGGCCCTGGCATGGTGATGATGGCCGAGCCCCTGTCTGCCTGTTTGGCTGCCATTCGTGCCGATCGTGCCCAAGGCCGTGATCTGGCACCGCTGGTGTTGTTCTCGCCCATTGGCGAGACGCTGCGCCACTCTGCCGTACAGCACTGGTCAGACAGCCAAGGCGCAGTGTTGTTGTGTGGCCGCTATGAAGGCGTGGACCAACGCTTCATCGACACCCATGTGGACCTGCAAATCAGCGTGGGCGACTTTGTGCTGTCCGGTGGTGAGATTGCCGCCATGACCCTGCTGGATGCCGTGGCCCGCTTGCAGCCTGGCGTACTCAGCGACGAAGGCAGCCATCAGCTGGACAGCTTTAACCCTGCTTTGGATGGTTTGTTGGACTGCCCGCATTACACCCGTCCCGAGCAATGGAAAGGGCAGGGCGTGCCCGCTGCGCTGGTGTCTGGCCATCACATCAACATCGAGCGCTGGCGCCGTGACCAGCGTTTGCTGCTCACAGCTCGCCTGCGCCCAGAGCTGATTGATGCAGCACGCGCCGAGGCCAAGCTCACAGCCCAAGATGAGGCTGTTTTGAAGGCTCAAAACTCGCTATAA
- a CDS encoding inorganic phosphate transporter produces the protein METVQTAFWVVALLVVLALMFDFMNGFHDAANSIATVVSTGVLKPGQAVLFAAFFNFVAIFIFHLSVAATVGKGIVQPGIVDTHVVFGALVGAITWNVITWYYGIPSSSSHALIGGISGAVIAKAGTGALISAGIFKTVAFIFVSPLLGFTLGSLMMVAVAWIFRSFRPSRVDKWFRRLQLVSAGAYSLGHGGNDAQKTIGIIWMLLLATGYASAEDKSPPSWTIVSCYMAIGLGTMFGGWRIVKTMGQKITKLKPVGGFCAETGGAMTLFLATGLGIPVSTTHTITGAIVGVGSTQRASAVRWGVAGGIVWAWILTIPASAFVAGVAYWISLQIF, from the coding sequence ATGGAAACCGTACAAACCGCCTTTTGGGTGGTCGCTTTGTTGGTAGTGTTGGCCCTGATGTTCGATTTCATGAACGGCTTTCACGATGCTGCCAATTCAATTGCGACTGTGGTGTCAACGGGGGTGTTAAAGCCCGGTCAGGCCGTGTTGTTTGCTGCCTTCTTTAACTTCGTCGCCATTTTTATTTTCCATTTGAGCGTTGCTGCCACCGTGGGCAAAGGGATCGTGCAGCCCGGCATCGTCGACACCCATGTGGTGTTTGGGGCGCTGGTGGGAGCGATCACTTGGAACGTCATCACTTGGTACTACGGCATCCCCAGTAGTTCGTCGCATGCGTTGATTGGTGGTATTTCGGGCGCTGTGATTGCCAAAGCAGGCACGGGCGCCTTGATTTCTGCTGGCATCTTCAAGACCGTGGCGTTTATTTTTGTGTCGCCTTTGTTGGGCTTCACACTTGGCTCGTTGATGATGGTGGCGGTGGCTTGGATTTTCCGAAGCTTTCGTCCTTCACGCGTGGACAAGTGGTTCCGTCGCTTGCAGCTGGTGTCTGCGGGCGCTTACAGCTTGGGCCACGGCGGTAACGATGCGCAAAAAACCATTGGCATCATTTGGATGTTGCTGCTGGCCACAGGCTATGCCTCGGCCGAGGACAAGTCACCACCCAGCTGGACCATCGTGAGTTGCTACATGGCGATTGGCTTGGGCACCATGTTTGGTGGCTGGCGCATTGTGAAGACCATGGGTCAAAAGATCACCAAGCTCAAGCCGGTGGGTGGCTTTTGCGCGGAAACAGGCGGTGCCATGACGCTGTTCTTGGCGACAGGCCTGGGTATCCCCGTTTCAACGACGCACACCATCACGGGTGCCATCGTGGGCGTGGGCTCTACGCAACGCGCCAGTGCCGTGCGTTGGGGTGTAGCTGGCGGCATTGTGTGGGCTTGGATTTTGACGATTCCCGCCAGTGCCTTTGTGGCTGGCGTGGCGTATTGGATCAGCCTGCAGATTTTTTAA
- a CDS encoding TM2 domain-containing protein → MKNKTIAAWLAFLGGPFGLHRFYLFGLWDTLGWLLPIPTALGFYGVERVQQYGLDDVASWWLIPIAGFTFAACALNAIVYGLMTPEAWNTRFNGTENKDAPAGQTNWLTIGAIAFALLIGTTVLMSSIVFSFQRYFEYQIEAAKELSE, encoded by the coding sequence ATGAAAAATAAAACCATCGCAGCCTGGTTGGCCTTCTTGGGCGGCCCTTTTGGCCTTCACCGTTTTTACCTGTTTGGCCTCTGGGACACCCTGGGCTGGTTGTTGCCCATTCCAACGGCCCTGGGCTTTTACGGGGTCGAGCGGGTCCAGCAATACGGTTTAGACGATGTCGCCAGTTGGTGGCTCATTCCCATCGCAGGCTTCACCTTTGCGGCCTGCGCCTTGAACGCCATCGTGTATGGCCTGATGACGCCGGAAGCTTGGAATACACGTTTCAACGGCACCGAAAACAAAGACGCACCGGCTGGTCAAACCAATTGGTTGACCATCGGTGCGATTGCATTTGCCTTATTGATTGGCACCACGGTGCTCATGTCGAGCATCGTGTTCAGCTTTCAACGCTACTTCGAATACCAAATCGAAGCGGCCAAAGAGCTGTCGGAATAA
- the folK gene encoding 2-amino-4-hydroxy-6-hydroxymethyldihydropteridine diphosphokinase — MSAAPVMACVALGANLGDAVATVQQALRDVAGLPETQLFKASSLYRSAPYEAQGPDFINAVALIHTQLSPLALLHALQALELQSGRERPFKNAPRTLDLDIIFYGDTELATQELTLPHPRWQERAFVLQPLAEVWPERVSAVQLAGVKDQAIQRMA; from the coding sequence ATGTCAGCAGCACCCGTCATGGCGTGTGTGGCCCTCGGCGCCAACTTGGGCGATGCGGTGGCCACGGTGCAGCAAGCCTTGCGCGATGTGGCGGGCTTGCCTGAGACGCAACTGTTCAAAGCCTCGTCGCTGTATCGCAGCGCACCCTACGAGGCCCAAGGGCCAGATTTCATCAACGCTGTGGCCTTGATTCACACCCAGCTCAGCCCACTGGCGCTGTTGCATGCCTTGCAAGCGCTAGAGCTGCAAAGTGGGCGTGAGCGACCTTTTAAGAATGCGCCGCGCACGTTGGACCTTGACATCATTTTTTATGGTGACACCGAGTTAGCGACTCAAGAGCTGACCTTGCCCCACCCGCGCTGGCAGGAGCGTGCTTTTGTCTTGCAGCCCTTGGCCGAAGTTTGGCCGGAGCGTGTCAGTGCCGTGCAGTTGGCTGGGGTGAAAGACCAAGCCATCCAGCGCATGGCCTGA
- the pcnB gene encoding polynucleotide adenylyltransferase PcnB gives MIKQFINKLMGKSPASTLPNLGKRHVVPAKVHGINVDWVDERALNVVRTLQDRGFEAYIVGGAVRDLLLGLKPKDFDVATNATPEQVKAAFRRAFIIGRRFRIVHVVYGRGREHEVIEVSTFRAHLDNTEAEQVKGNERSSKQELANMKHAVDASGRVLRDNVWGPQDQDAARRDFTINAMYYDPETGNVIDYHGGIADAKKKVIRMIGDPATRYREDPVRVIRAVRFAAKLSVLGFKMEAKTAAPLKKAAKLLADVPQSRLFDEMLKLLQTGHALASIQQLKLQGLAKGIYPLLDIVVARSDEQFVTTALNDTDRRVGEGKPVAPSFLLACVLWSDVRETWAHRSVKQPSFPALQDAIDEVFDSRIGDVSGRGKLAADMREIWMMQPRFEKRTGSGPWTLVDQARFRAGFDFMRLRADVGEVDEALSDWWQEFSVASDSEREDLLQQVRLEQQKAQRAPRVHAVRRAPKPEGEDPRFREVEPEGEDGAASPAKKRRRRRRKPTGEAGGTPAAE, from the coding sequence ATGATCAAACAATTCATCAACAAGCTGATGGGCAAGTCGCCCGCCAGCACGCTGCCCAACTTAGGCAAACGCCATGTGGTGCCTGCCAAAGTGCACGGCATCAACGTCGACTGGGTGGACGAACGCGCCTTGAATGTGGTGCGTACCCTGCAAGACCGTGGCTTTGAAGCCTACATCGTGGGCGGTGCCGTGCGCGACTTGTTGTTGGGGCTCAAACCTAAAGACTTTGACGTGGCCACCAACGCCACGCCTGAGCAAGTGAAGGCGGCATTTCGCCGCGCCTTCATCATTGGCCGACGCTTTCGCATCGTGCACGTGGTGTATGGCCGAGGTCGTGAGCATGAAGTGATTGAGGTCTCGACCTTCCGTGCTCACCTAGATAACACCGAAGCCGAGCAAGTCAAAGGCAACGAACGCAGCAGCAAACAAGAGCTGGCCAACATGAAACACGCTGTTGATGCCAGCGGCCGTGTGCTGCGCGACAACGTGTGGGGCCCGCAAGACCAAGACGCGGCGCGCCGCGACTTCACCATCAACGCCATGTATTACGACCCTGAAACGGGCAACGTGATCGACTACCACGGCGGCATTGCCGACGCGAAGAAAAAAGTCATCCGCATGATTGGCGACCCCGCCACGCGTTACCGTGAAGACCCCGTGCGCGTGATTCGCGCGGTGCGTTTTGCCGCCAAGCTCTCGGTCTTGGGCTTCAAGATGGAAGCTAAGACGGCCGCTCCGTTGAAGAAAGCCGCCAAGCTGCTGGCCGATGTGCCGCAAAGCCGCTTGTTTGACGAAATGCTCAAGCTCTTGCAAACCGGTCACGCGCTGGCCAGCATTCAGCAACTCAAGCTGCAAGGCTTGGCCAAAGGTATTTACCCGCTGCTTGATATCGTGGTGGCCCGTTCAGACGAACAGTTTGTCACCACCGCGCTCAACGACACCGACCGTCGCGTGGGCGAGGGCAAGCCTGTGGCACCTAGCTTCTTGCTAGCTTGCGTGTTGTGGTCTGACGTGCGCGAAACCTGGGCGCATCGCAGCGTCAAGCAGCCATCGTTCCCCGCGCTGCAAGATGCGATTGACGAAGTGTTCGATTCCCGCATTGGCGACGTGTCGGGCCGTGGCAAGTTGGCTGCTGACATGCGCGAAATTTGGATGATGCAGCCGCGCTTTGAAAAGCGCACAGGCAGCGGTCCTTGGACCTTGGTGGACCAAGCGCGTTTCCGTGCCGGCTTTGACTTTATGCGCTTGCGTGCCGATGTGGGCGAGGTGGATGAAGCCTTGTCGGATTGGTGGCAAGAGTTCAGCGTGGCCAGCGACAGCGAGCGCGAAGACTTGTTGCAGCAAGTGCGACTAGAGCAACAAAAAGCCCAGCGCGCACCCCGCGTGCATGCGGTGCGTCGTGCACCCAAGCCCGAAGGTGAAGACCCACGTTTTCGTGAGGTAGAGCCTGAAGGCGAAGACGGCGCCGCATCGCCCGCCAAAAAACGCCGCCGTCGCCGTCGCAAGCCCACGGGCGAAGCCGGTGGTACACCCGCCGCCGAATAA